The genomic DNA CCCGTCGCCTTCCAAGGCGGCGATCTCGGCTACACCAGCCCGAGCGGCTGGACCGTCGAGGGCGCCGACATGCTGACGATGGAGAACCGCACCAGTTCGGCGTTCAGCCACCAGACGCTGCTGACGAGTTATCCCAACGGCGGCGGCGGCCTGGCCTCGAACATTATCGTCCCCGGGGGCCAGGGGATCAACACCAACGGCTTCACGTACGCCAAAGCCGGCTACGCGAGCCCGATGGGCATCTCGGTCGACGGGTACTTCTACAACGTGAGCGACCTTGTCAATCAGTGGTGGTTCGACGGGAAGTACACGCTCAACGCCAAGGGCGTCGCGCCGTTTATCGCGCTGCAGGGCGGCTGGGAAGGAAACGCCGGCCAGTCGTACATCGGCAAGATCGACAGCCAGCTCTTCGGCGCGCAAATCGGCGCGACGTTCGCGAAGAACTTCTTGCTGACGTTCGGCTACGATCAGATTCCATGGCACACCGATTCGGTGTTCTTACCGAAGAACGTCACCTGCAGCAGCTCGAACTATCAAATCAGCGCCGGTTCGACGCTCGCGTACTTCCTGCCGCTTAACGCGCCGCAGTGTTCCACGAATGCGAGCACCGGGCTGACGCAGGTGTACTACGGCGGCTGGGCCAGCCCGTATACCGACAACTACGCAACGGATCCGCTCTTCACAACGAGCATCGACCAAGGCATGGCCGACCGGCGCGCACCCGGCACGTCCTATAAGGCGACGCTGACGTATACGTCGACGAATAAGCGCTGGGTCTTCCTGGCGAGCGATGCGTGGTACGATTACGGCAACGCGCTCGCGGCGGAGCGCACCAATGACTGGAATCTAGATGGGCAGTATCACTTCAGTCAGGTAACCAAGGGACCGTATCACGGCCTCCTGTTGCGGTATCGCTACATGCAGCGGACGCTCTCGAACACGTTCTGCGGCGCGTC from Candidatus Cybelea sp. includes the following:
- a CDS encoding OprD family outer membrane porin, translating into PPIVYQGVVLVPVRVISESMGAYVQWVPDRRLVVVRYVEPTAPPTEAPPAPEETVAPPPPPSPTPNPLKVGGYFRSQYFTRQNASNNPGTQFNFSPGAKYNSNGVNQATWNSAIAPHVDYAFANSGWDVGGSYIYANPIDGPCVVPANHAKGAVCVSQTPPNTNPDDTVPGITLSTFYEAYVKYKAYGWNGTMGNILFTSPWANPSDSRLKPVAFQGGDLGYTSPSGWTVEGADMLTMENRTSSAFSHQTLLTSYPNGGGGLASNIIVPGGQGINTNGFTYAKAGYASPMGISVDGYFYNVSDLVNQWWFDGKYTLNAKGVAPFIALQGGWEGNAGQSYIGKIDSQLFGAQIGATFAKNFLLTFGYDQIPWHTDSVFLPKNVTCSSSNYQISAGSTLAYFLPLNAPQCSTNASTGLTQVYYGGWASPYTDNYATDPLFTTSIDQGMADRRAPGTSYKATLTYTSTNKRWVFLASDAWYDYGNALAAERTNDWNLDGQYHFSQVTKGPYHGLLLRYRYMQRTLSNTFCGASGTSCAPNATLGSSFLGGLPLFKYNRAQLEYDF